TAACCTAGCGCTCGTGCTTGCCGGATTGTCGTCGTTGATCTCATCCCCGTTCATCGGTCGAGAGAAAGAGTAATCTCTTATTAACACCCTCGCTTCCGGAGTGTATGAGTGCCGCAAAGTCTCTTATCTGACCACGTAATCGAAACCAGACCAAGAATCCCTTGAAAGGcttgggtctttttttttttttttcctctttttaatgtttttggcAAGCGAAGGTCTTGGTCTTCCTGGACTTCAAAGTTTTTTTCCTCCATTAGCTCATTTTAACTTTGCTTCACCGTGACACCTTTGCTGTTCTCTACAGTGACCAATTCACAGATGGCCACTGGAGAGATCGTTTTGGGTTCCTTCTTGGCTGCCTTCTTTCAGGTCCTGTTCGAGAAGTTGACTTCTCTGGCATTGGGCTATGCACAATGGGCAGGAATCAGCACGGCCCTCCTAGAGGAGTGGAAGGAGATGCTGGTCACAATCAATGCAGTGCTGGCCGATGCAGAGGACAGGCAACTCACCGGTAACCCTCTAGTGAAGCTTTGGCTGGACGATGTTAGGGACTTGGCCTATGACATGGAGGACTTGCTTGATGAGTTTGCAATCAAAGCCGCTCAGATTGAGTCGGAGGTAGAATCCAGCACAAGCAGAGGTCTGGAGAAATGGAAATTCTCTTTCTTCGGCGGAGATAAATCCTCTGGATCAAATTCAAACATGCACTCGCTCGTGTCTAAAACCAAGGTACAAGAGATCAATGGCAGGTTGAAAGTAATTGTCACCAGGAAGGCTCGTCTAAGCTTGAGAGAGAATGTTGTGGACAGATCCAACTACACCAACAAAAGGGATCCCACAACTTCTTTGCCGGAGCCTCGGTTTTTCGgcagggagaaggaagaagcgGAGATACTCAAATTATTGATCAATGAGGTCGAAAATTCAGATGCCACGCTGAACATAGTCCCCATAGTTGGGATGGGCGGTGTTGGAAAGACAGCCTTGGCTCGGCGGCTGTATAATGATGCCAGAGTATATAGCTCTTTTGAGAAGAGAGCGTGGGTTTGCGTGTCAAATGTTTTTGATGTTCATGACATAACAAAGACTATTTTGAGGTCAATCACTGGGCTGTCCTGTGACGGTGAAGATCTTAATGGGCTTCAAGTTAAGTTGAAGGGCAAACTATTGGGGAAGAAGTTTCTTGTGGTTTTAGACGATATCTGGAATGAGAAGTATGAAAAATGGACTGCCCTCTTAAAGCCATTTGAAGCAGGGGCCAAGGGAAGCAAGATCATTGTCACGACTCGCAACCTTGCTGTTGCTTCCATAACAAGAGCATCGCCGTATCCTTTGAAGGAATTGTCCTTTGATAATTGTACCAGTTTATTAGCCTTTCATGCTCTTGGAACGACAAATTTTGAGTGCCACCCGGATTTTGAAATAATAGGCAAGAAAATAGCTGAAAGATGTAAAGGTTTACCTTTGGCAGCGAAGATGTTGGGCGGTGCCCTACGTAATAAAGGGAATCCGAATGAATGGGAAGACACCTTAAATAACAGAATATGGGATCTTCCGAAGGCGGAGAATGATGAGATTCTCCCTGTTTTGAAATTGAGTTATGTCCATCTTCCTTCCTATTTGAAGAGATGTTATGCTTATTGTGCAGTATTTCCCAAGGATTACGAAATTGAGAGAGATGAGTTGGTACTCTTATGGATAGCAGAGGGCATTTTAGATGGACAAACAGCAAAGGGGAGTAACTTGAGATTAGGACAGAATTACTTCGATGAGTTAGTATCCAGATCATTTTTTCAACAATCAAGTGCCAATTCATCCAAGTTTacaatgcatgatcttttgaatGATCTAGCAAAGTCAATTGCGGGTGGGGCATGCTTTAGCTGCGGGGAGTCTCACTTGGAAGTTAATGAAGATGACGCATCTCTTGAGAAAGCTCGTCATGCGTCATTCATCTCGTCATGGTTTGTTACGGCAAAATGCTTAAGAGCATATCACCGAATGAAGGTACTAAGAAGTTTGATGTTCTTGCATATTGGATCTAGAGGGGACACCTTCTCTATTTCCATCAAGGTACTACATGACTTGCTAATAGAATTGACGTACTTGAAAGTGCTCTCAATATGTCACTGCGATATTGTAGAGGTACCGAATTGTGTTGGTGATTTAAAACATCTTAGATATCTTAATTTCTCGTACACTCATATCACAAGGCTACCTGATTCAATTGTCGGCTTGTGCAAATTACAAGCTTTGATCTTAAGAGGATGTCAAAACCTTTCAAAGTTGCCTCAAGGTATCACAAAATTGGTCACCTTACGGTTTCTTGATATTAGAGATACAGGAAGTCTCAAAGAGATGCCCTTTGGTATTGGTAATTTAAAGAACCTTATTATCTTGTCGAAGTTTGTGGTAGGATCAGAGAAAGGGTCACGGTTGGAGGAGCTAAACAGCTTGCCACATCTTCAAGGAGAATTATTCATATCAGAATTGCAAAAAGTGGAAGAAGTTAGAGATGTAGTTGATGCTAATTTGCTTCAAAAGCGAGGCCTTACGAACTTATCCTTGCATTGGGATGAACATTTGGAAAGTCTCCAAAATCATGAGCTCGAAGCACAAGTGCTTGAGTCTTTGCAACCTCACATTAATCTTGAAAATCTCAATATTTCGAACTATGGTGGTGCAATATTCTCTTCATGGTTAGGTGGTCCATCCTATACTAAAATAGTGTCTTTGTGCTTGCGGGGCTGTCCTAATGCTATATTGCTGCCCCCACTTGGACAACTACCTTCACTTAAAGAAATATCTCTTGAAGGTCTACATGCTGTAAGAACAATAGGCTCTGAATTTTACGGATGTAAAAGGCCTTTCTCATCCTTGAGAACTTTGAAGTTGAAAGAGATGTTGACATGGAAGAATTGGTTTCCTTATGTCGGGGGCCCAAAAGAAGAAGTCGCATTCCCCTATCTTCAACAACTTGTTGTTCGAAGTTGTCCTTCATTGATCGGGACATTGCCTTGTCAGCTTGATTGTCTCATAAAACTTGAAATCCATTCATGCCGGCATTTGAATAACTCAACTAGTGAGGTTTGTCTTCCTTCTCTCCGTGAGTTATACCTTGAGGATTGTAATGAGGGGGTCTTAAAGTGCCTGGTCAACCTGACTTCTTTGACCATTCTTGGAATTCAAAATCTTGCCGAGCTTGTTTGCTTGGATCATGGGTATATGAGGTGCTTGGTCAAGCTGAAGGAGCTTCGTATAGGACGCTGTGACAAGCTAACATACTTATGGCAAGATAGAAATGAAATATTAAACCATACTTGCCTCCAGAAATTAGCCATCGAAAGCTGTCCTCTATTCACATCTTTTGTGGCAGGAGATGGAGAAATAGAGTTGCCGTGCAGCTTTGAAAGGATGGAATTGAGTAGTTGCACGAGTTTAGAAAAGCTTCCAAGCAAGTGGCACACATTTAAACATTTGATAATTAGGAAGTGTCCAAAAATCACGGGACTAACCATTCCTCTGGATGACCCCAGCAGCAATAACCcgttatctcaacttgaatatcTTCGGATTATCGATTGTGATTCTCTGACATCCTTTCCGCTTGCCAAGGGAAGCCTTGATGCTCTGAAGATACTTTGTATTGGCGAGTGCGAGGGAGTGGAGTCGGTGAAAGAGATCACCGTAGAATCGCTCGAAGAAATGACAATCGATAGCTGTGTGAATCTGGGAAGCCTCCCACGGTGCCTTCACACGCTCTCCCATCTCACTCGTTTGGAGATAAGTGGCTGTCCAGCATTGGAGGTGGAGgacttccctccccttcccatCACCCTGTCGTGTCTTATAATTAGTAATTGTCCGAAGTTAAAGTCTCTACCAAATCAGTGGCATCAGCTTACATCCCTCCAAGAGCTATGGATTTCGGAATGCCAAAGTATCAGACGCTTTCCCAAAGGAGGTCTGCCTCCCAATTTGCGGCGCCTTTTAATAAGAGGGTGCGAGAATCTGAAGCAGCCAGCGAGAGAATGGGGCTTACATATGCTCGCGTCGCTAAAGGCTCTCTTCATTGACTTTTGcatgggaggggagggagagaaggtGTGGTTTCCTGATTCATGgagtcttctcttcccttcctctcTAACCCATCTTCGCATTTGCAACATGTGGAACGTGGAAAGACTATCGAGCGGTCTTCGCAGCCGTCTCTCCTCTCTCAAACATTTATGGATCGACTGTTGCCCGAAGCTGATGTACTTGCCagaggatggcctccctcccttccTCCAAGAACTGTACATAGATAAATGCGAGATTCTAAAGGATCGATGCTCAAAATTCACTGGCGACTATTGGCCTCTCATCCAAGAAATCCCTCTCATCGAGATGGATTGGGTTCGGATCCAATGAATTGAGTCTTCCATGTACAGTCAGTTTTCTATGGTTAAG
The genomic region above belongs to Rhodamnia argentea isolate NSW1041297 chromosome 6, ASM2092103v1, whole genome shotgun sequence and contains:
- the LOC115729447 gene encoding putative disease resistance protein At3g14460, which translates into the protein MELSSCTSLEKLPSKWHTFKHLIIRKCPKITGLTIPLDDPSSNNPLSQLEYLRIIDCDSLTSFPLAKGSLDALKILCIGECEGVESVKEITVESLEEMTIDSCVNLGSLPRCLHTLSHLTRLEISGCPALEVEDFPPLPITLSCLIISNCPKLKSLPNQWHQLTSLQELWISECQSIRRFPKGGLPPNLRRLLIRGCENLKQPAREWGLHMLASLKALFIDFCMGGEGEKVWFPDSWSLLFPSSLTHLRICNMWNVERLSSGLRSRLSSLKHLWIDCCPKLMYLPEDGLPPFLQELYIDKCEILKDRCSKFTGDYWPLIQEIPLIEMDWVRIQ